One Streptomyces sp. NBC_00454 genomic region harbors:
- a CDS encoding TetR/AcrR family transcriptional regulator, protein MKKVGKQAGVKESFALLWGEQEPPSRGPKPSLNAGRIAEAAIEIADVEGLKAVSLARVAKEFGVTAMALYRYVPGKTELLDLMVDLAIGPPTPVAGLPGGWRPQLTEWARQCLATYHRHPWILAATGMRRQIMGPHQLGWLDAALAALAATGLSAAQQHDTFLLLVGHVRNVAHQYVDDDEAANEEWAHLTAKVLERDKERFPALTAVVAAGGFAPQGGNPLDFGLERILDGVAALIPSDPVRDCQ, encoded by the coding sequence ATGAAGAAGGTCGGGAAGCAGGCCGGCGTGAAGGAGAGCTTCGCGCTGCTGTGGGGTGAGCAGGAGCCGCCAAGCCGGGGCCCGAAGCCCTCGCTCAACGCGGGCCGAATCGCAGAGGCGGCCATCGAGATCGCCGACGTGGAGGGCCTGAAGGCGGTCTCGCTTGCGCGGGTGGCCAAGGAATTCGGCGTCACCGCGATGGCGCTCTACCGGTACGTTCCCGGTAAGACGGAGCTCCTCGACCTGATGGTCGACCTTGCGATCGGCCCCCCGACCCCGGTCGCCGGCCTCCCCGGCGGCTGGCGCCCGCAGCTGACCGAGTGGGCCCGGCAGTGCCTGGCGACGTACCACCGCCACCCGTGGATCCTGGCAGCGACCGGCATGCGCCGCCAGATCATGGGCCCTCATCAACTCGGCTGGCTGGACGCAGCCCTGGCCGCGCTGGCCGCGACGGGGCTGTCGGCCGCCCAGCAACACGACACGTTCCTGCTGCTCGTCGGCCATGTGCGCAATGTCGCCCATCAGTACGTCGATGATGACGAGGCGGCGAACGAGGAGTGGGCCCACCTGACGGCCAAGGTCCTGGAGCGAGACAAAGAGCGCTTTCCCGCCCTGACGGCGGTGGTCGCGGCAGGCGGCTTCGCCCCGCAAGGCGGGAATCCGTTGGACTTCGGCCTGGAACGCATCCTTGATGGGGTAGCGGCCCTGATCCCCAGTGACCCGGTTCGGGACTGCCAGTAG
- a CDS encoding alpha/beta hydrolase codes for MITTIAATSAAVLLAAPAVGALGHRAIKRSRNASLMKIDTPNGIDEQGFVSIGGIDQWISVRGEDLANPVVLELHGGPGASTAIFGPRTRSWEKHFTIVRWDMRGALKTLGRSGPEGQGEMTFERIYADAIEVTDHIRVRLGAEKIVLLGHSYGSAFGLRLAREFPERYSAYIGTDQNIHDAGRDDSAHQALLTRLRATGKRKELAAVEALDPDERQWTARQRAMHAKLLATSDPLTLDTMKKVVMGSLWFSPLHSLRELGRFVKGMTISEQITEATTGFDDWAEGTKFELPFFIFQGDKDVLAPPELARRFFDDVQAPVKDFALIEDCSHFAAFRRPERFLELLLTRVRPVVAGEPAGTAGI; via the coding sequence GTGATCACCACCATCGCCGCCACGTCCGCAGCTGTCCTCCTTGCCGCACCCGCGGTCGGCGCCCTTGGCCACCGCGCCATCAAGCGTTCCCGTAACGCCTCACTGATGAAGATCGACACTCCGAACGGCATCGACGAGCAGGGCTTCGTCAGCATCGGCGGCATCGACCAGTGGATTTCGGTCCGTGGCGAGGATCTGGCCAACCCGGTGGTTCTGGAACTGCACGGCGGCCCTGGAGCCTCGACCGCGATCTTCGGACCACGCACGAGATCCTGGGAGAAGCACTTCACGATCGTCCGCTGGGACATGCGCGGCGCCCTCAAGACCCTCGGCCGCAGCGGTCCGGAAGGCCAGGGGGAAATGACCTTCGAGCGGATCTACGCGGACGCGATCGAGGTCACCGACCACATACGCGTGCGCCTGGGCGCCGAAAAGATCGTCCTGCTCGGCCACTCCTACGGAAGCGCCTTCGGCCTGCGGCTCGCCCGAGAGTTCCCCGAACGCTACTCCGCATACATCGGCACCGACCAGAACATCCACGACGCCGGCCGTGACGACTCCGCGCACCAGGCCCTGCTCACCCGGCTGCGTGCGACCGGAAAGCGCAAGGAACTGGCGGCAGTCGAGGCGCTCGACCCCGACGAACGGCAGTGGACCGCCCGCCAGCGCGCCATGCACGCCAAGCTGTTGGCCACCAGCGACCCGCTGACGCTGGACACGATGAAGAAGGTTGTCATGGGGTCCCTGTGGTTCTCGCCGCTGCACTCGCTGCGCGAGCTGGGGCGCTTCGTCAAGGGCATGACCATCTCGGAGCAGATCACTGAGGCCACCACCGGGTTCGACGACTGGGCCGAGGGCACGAAGTTCGAGCTTCCCTTCTTCATCTTCCAGGGAGACAAGGACGTCCTCGCGCCGCCGGAGCTCGCCCGCCGCTTCTTCGACGACGTCCAGGCGCCGGTCAAGGACTTCGCGCTGATCGAGGACTGCAGCCACTTCGCGGCGTTCCGGCGGCCGGAGCGGTTCCTGGAACTCCTGCTGACTCGTGTGCGGCCCGTGGTCGCCGGAGAGCCGGCAGGCACAGCGGGCATCTGA
- a CDS encoding CRISPR-associated protein Cas5, with product MVGLCAAALGRDRTDPVDDLAELVFGVRADHPGTPVRDYHSVGAGRYPLRPRDIITDHRRAAAVSASMASATGPGFGHHELADWYGAPKKIAAVPSDGLGQARAYSCGLILTR from the coding sequence GTGGTCGGCCTGTGTGCCGCTGCCCTCGGCCGGGACCGCACCGACCCGGTGGACGACCTCGCGGAGCTGGTCTTCGGCGTCCGCGCGGACCATCCGGGTACCCCCGTACGGGACTACCACTCCGTCGGTGCCGGCCGGTACCCGCTGCGCCCCCGGGACATCATCACCGACCACCGGCGTGCGGCGGCCGTCTCCGCGAGCATGGCCTCGGCAACCGGCCCCGGCTTCGGCCACCACGAGCTGGCCGACTGGTACGGGGCTCCCAAGAAGATCGCCGCCGTCCCCTCCGACGGCCTGGGCCAGGCCCGCGCCTACAGCTGCGGCCTGATCCTGACCCGTTGA
- a CDS encoding OmpL47-type beta-barrel domain-containing protein — MRAVRGWPRALLLTLAVTLTVAAPAGGAAAEPRPSAPPTASSPSPAGGEGKLSRVRAKKRVDVRTLPRPKGTAEPQARPYLAPPKRPAPVGPRRQPSLPVTTAQLTPKGAASPKAVPSTAVIERLKTFRTLRNADNAAARTAPSDTQLAVGPTHIVQFVNRTGQVYDKAGNAVGAPFDLGTFFGFTANTGGDPRVHYDAGSGRFFAAYEGLPAGGDEVDVAVSDSSDPRGGWSVYIAGSNNANVQHDRPTLGYTNDKVTLTWNNFDLVAAGKPFLGEQTVVVNKADLLAGAASVSLATFAQDKTKADVVPATSLSAINDQLAMEHDTTDVVVTTITGVPGVSPVNQTENTIAIGAASPPPMAAQPAGGDATINTNDDRMLSVTWQNNHLWGLFNVSCTPIGDTAVHSCQRFIQIATGGGQSLATNLDLGLVGGDLYYGSVALNDENDLFAGFSASSTTMFVTAIAIGVPGGNFPATTFGDFYDAGTQAYTCTNCSRPRWGDYSGTARDPSNPKDIWTVQQIGAIDNTGIRGGDWGTAMDRVTLSPPTLTSVTPNHAPELAQCVNTVTVRGTEFPTSGTTVRFGSAAATNVNVIGPEELTAQVPPQARGTVDVTVTTPNGTSPITGAARFTYDADTSAPTASASISPSPNAAGWNNSSPATVNITGADGSCGSGIQKITYSASGAQPIGSTDVSGASAAVPITTNGVTTVTFTATDNAGNTSAPQTITVRLDTVAPTITIVRPTAGTYLLNESVTASYSCTDATSGVASCVGTVPSGSPVDTATFGAHTFTVNATDVAANPATKSVTYTVAYRICLLYDPSRPIRGGNSTIPIRLRICDVNGANLSSPNITLTPSQVVGPTTRPFTTPFRYDAGLRGYIVNLPTRGLADGSYNLQFTISGADTTTHVAPFILR; from the coding sequence ATGCGCGCCGTACGAGGCTGGCCGCGCGCCCTGCTCCTCACGCTCGCCGTGACGCTCACCGTGGCCGCACCCGCCGGCGGGGCGGCCGCCGAGCCGCGTCCCAGCGCCCCGCCCACGGCCAGCAGCCCTTCGCCGGCGGGCGGCGAGGGGAAGCTGTCGCGGGTCCGTGCGAAGAAGCGCGTGGATGTCCGCACGCTGCCCCGGCCGAAGGGTACCGCCGAGCCGCAGGCTCGACCGTACCTCGCCCCTCCGAAGCGGCCGGCGCCCGTGGGACCGCGGCGGCAGCCGAGCCTGCCCGTCACCACCGCGCAGCTGACTCCGAAGGGCGCGGCGTCGCCGAAGGCGGTTCCGTCGACGGCCGTCATCGAGCGACTGAAGACCTTCCGCACGCTCAGGAACGCGGACAACGCCGCCGCCCGAACCGCGCCCTCCGACACGCAGCTCGCGGTCGGCCCCACCCACATCGTCCAGTTCGTCAACCGCACGGGCCAGGTCTACGACAAGGCCGGCAACGCCGTCGGCGCCCCCTTCGACCTGGGCACCTTCTTCGGGTTCACCGCGAACACGGGTGGTGATCCGCGGGTGCACTACGACGCGGGGTCCGGTCGATTCTTCGCTGCGTACGAGGGCCTTCCGGCCGGCGGCGACGAGGTCGACGTCGCGGTCAGCGACAGCTCCGACCCCCGAGGGGGGTGGTCCGTCTACATCGCCGGGAGCAACAACGCGAACGTCCAGCACGACCGGCCGACGCTCGGCTACACCAACGACAAGGTCACGCTGACCTGGAACAACTTCGACCTCGTCGCAGCCGGCAAGCCGTTCCTGGGTGAACAGACCGTGGTCGTCAACAAGGCGGACCTCCTGGCCGGTGCCGCCTCGGTCAGCCTCGCGACGTTCGCGCAGGACAAGACCAAGGCCGACGTCGTCCCGGCCACCTCACTGTCGGCGATCAACGACCAGCTCGCGATGGAACACGACACCACCGACGTCGTGGTGACCACGATCACCGGCGTGCCCGGCGTCAGCCCGGTCAACCAGACCGAGAACACCATCGCCATCGGAGCAGCCTCCCCACCGCCGATGGCTGCCCAGCCGGCCGGGGGCGACGCAACGATCAACACCAACGACGACCGGATGCTGTCGGTCACCTGGCAGAACAACCACCTGTGGGGGCTCTTCAACGTCAGCTGCACCCCCATCGGCGACACCGCGGTCCACTCCTGCCAGCGCTTCATCCAGATCGCAACCGGCGGGGGCCAGAGCCTGGCCACCAACCTCGATCTCGGCCTCGTCGGTGGAGACCTCTACTACGGCTCCGTGGCGCTGAACGACGAGAACGACCTGTTCGCGGGCTTCAGCGCGTCCTCGACCACCATGTTCGTCACGGCGATCGCGATCGGAGTGCCGGGCGGCAACTTCCCGGCGACGACCTTCGGCGACTTCTACGACGCGGGCACCCAGGCCTACACCTGCACCAACTGCAGCCGGCCGCGCTGGGGCGACTACTCGGGCACCGCACGTGACCCGAGCAACCCCAAGGACATCTGGACGGTCCAGCAGATCGGAGCCATCGACAACACCGGGATCCGCGGCGGCGACTGGGGCACCGCGATGGACCGCGTCACCCTGTCCCCGCCGACCCTCACGAGCGTCACGCCGAACCACGCGCCCGAACTGGCCCAGTGCGTGAACACCGTGACCGTCCGCGGAACGGAGTTCCCCACGAGCGGCACCACCGTGCGCTTCGGCTCGGCGGCCGCCACGAACGTCAACGTCATCGGGCCGGAGGAACTGACCGCGCAGGTGCCCCCACAGGCACGGGGCACGGTCGACGTCACCGTGACCACGCCCAACGGCACCAGCCCGATCACCGGCGCCGCGAGGTTCACGTACGACGCGGACACCTCCGCGCCCACCGCCTCCGCGAGCATCTCGCCGTCGCCCAACGCCGCCGGCTGGAACAACAGCAGCCCGGCGACTGTCAACATCACCGGCGCTGACGGATCCTGCGGCTCCGGCATCCAGAAGATCACCTACAGCGCGAGCGGCGCCCAGCCGATCGGATCCACCGACGTGTCCGGCGCGAGCGCCGCCGTGCCGATCACGACGAACGGCGTGACGACGGTGACCTTCACCGCCACCGACAACGCCGGCAACACCTCCGCACCGCAGACGATCACCGTGCGCCTCGACACCGTGGCGCCGACGATCACCATCGTGCGCCCGACGGCCGGCACCTACCTGCTCAACGAGTCGGTCACAGCGTCCTACTCGTGCACCGACGCCACCTCCGGTGTGGCGAGCTGCGTCGGCACGGTCCCGAGCGGCAGCCCGGTCGACACCGCGACGTTCGGCGCGCACACCTTCACGGTGAACGCCACGGACGTCGCCGCCAACCCGGCCACCAAGAGCGTCACGTACACCGTGGCGTACCGGATCTGCCTGCTCTACGACCCGAGCCGGCCGATCCGCGGCGGCAACAGCACGATCCCGATCAGGCTCCGGATCTGCGACGTCAACGGTGCCAACCTGTCCAGCCCCAACATCACCCTCACACCCAGCCAGGTCGTCGGTCCCACCACCAGGCCGTTCACGACCCCGTTCCGCTACGACGCGGGACTCCGCGGCTACATCGTCAACCTCCCCACCAGGGGGCTGGCGGACGGCAGCTACAACCTGCAGTTCACCATCAGCGGAGCGGACACAACGACCCACGTGGCACCGTTCATCCTGCGCTGA
- a CDS encoding amidohydrolase family protein: MKSAAPTTPQAPSRRSLLAGLGLAASAPLLLGATPRTPAAAVRPAAPATPRAPGSRTVLLRGAALVLTMDPAVGAGTLGALYNADVLIRGGAVAAVGQGLRAPAEAWIQDVSGKLVMPGFVDAHTHLWQSAIRGGCTDGNLFSWFQRCTDALRGRLTPATLHSFVRLAALDAVQAGVTTLVDWVDIFDYDLVESYVRAVAGTGVRFTYAMYPPKPDGKLVARVKRELLDPLPLGSFQVATHAARSARDLNRAHWETAQELGVMLNSHVLERPEQRADDPLGVLADIGALGPRLLLNHAIHLTPDEIAAVAAHDARAVHCPLSNMRLASGIMPLPEFRRRGVKLGLGLDGGTNDTSDFHALMKTAIGLQRARSTDAGVFPQVEDVLRMATLGGAEALGIADRVGSLTPGKRADLVVLDPAALNFAPRFDWVGQIVFNGRPENIDAVFVDGRPLKLDGHLVDVDTARVVREAEAAATRIRASA, encoded by the coding sequence ATGAAGTCAGCAGCCCCCACCACGCCCCAGGCCCCCAGCCGCCGCAGTCTCCTCGCCGGCCTCGGCCTGGCCGCCTCCGCCCCGCTCCTGCTCGGCGCGACCCCTCGTACGCCGGCAGCCGCGGTCCGCCCCGCCGCGCCCGCCACCCCCCGGGCTCCGGGCTCCCGCACGGTCCTGCTCCGCGGTGCGGCCCTGGTGCTCACCATGGATCCGGCCGTCGGAGCCGGCACACTGGGGGCGCTGTACAACGCCGACGTGCTGATCCGGGGCGGTGCCGTCGCCGCCGTCGGCCAGGGCCTGCGCGCCCCCGCGGAAGCCTGGATCCAGGACGTCTCCGGGAAGCTGGTGATGCCGGGCTTCGTGGACGCGCACACCCACCTGTGGCAGTCCGCGATCCGGGGCGGCTGTACCGACGGCAACCTGTTCAGCTGGTTCCAGAGATGTACCGACGCCCTGCGCGGCCGGCTGACCCCCGCCACCCTGCACAGCTTCGTCCGGCTCGCCGCACTCGACGCCGTACAGGCCGGGGTGACCACCCTGGTCGACTGGGTGGACATCTTCGATTACGACCTCGTCGAGAGCTACGTACGGGCCGTGGCCGGCACCGGTGTCCGGTTCACGTACGCGATGTACCCGCCCAAGCCCGACGGGAAGCTGGTCGCCCGGGTGAAGCGGGAACTCCTGGACCCGCTCCCGCTGGGCTCCTTCCAGGTCGCCACCCACGCGGCACGCTCCGCCCGCGACCTCAACCGGGCGCACTGGGAAACCGCCCAGGAGCTGGGCGTCATGCTCAACTCCCACGTCCTCGAACGCCCCGAGCAGCGCGCCGACGACCCCCTCGGCGTCCTGGCCGACATCGGCGCCCTGGGCCCGCGCCTCCTGCTCAACCACGCGATCCACCTCACGCCGGACGAGATCGCCGCGGTCGCCGCCCACGACGCCCGGGCCGTCCACTGCCCGCTCAGCAACATGCGCCTGGCCTCCGGCATCATGCCGCTGCCCGAGTTCCGCCGACGGGGCGTCAAACTCGGTCTCGGCCTGGACGGCGGCACCAACGACACCTCGGACTTCCATGCCCTGATGAAGACCGCCATCGGCCTCCAACGCGCCCGCTCCACGGATGCCGGGGTGTTCCCCCAGGTCGAGGACGTCCTACGGATGGCCACCCTGGGCGGCGCGGAAGCCCTCGGCATCGCCGACCGGGTGGGCTCGCTCACCCCCGGCAAGAGGGCCGACCTCGTGGTACTGGACCCGGCCGCCCTCAACTTCGCCCCCCGCTTCGACTGGGTCGGCCAGATCGTCTTCAACGGACGCCCCGAGAACATCGACGCCGTGTTCGTCGACGGCCGACCGCTGAAACTCGACGGCCACCTCGTCGACGTCGACACCGCCCGCGTGGTCCGCGAGGCCGAAGCCGCCGCCACCCGCATCCGGGCCTCCGCCTAG